Part of the Bos indicus isolate NIAB-ARS_2022 breed Sahiwal x Tharparkar chromosome 29, NIAB-ARS_B.indTharparkar_mat_pri_1.0, whole genome shotgun sequence genome is shown below.
CATGTctggaagccttcctggaggaggaggcctgGCTGTGCCTCTTTTGGGAAGGAGCAGGGTGGGATGGAGTGCCTGGTAGAGGTTCGCTTGGAAAAGGCCTGTCCTCCCCACCATAAATAGCCCCCAGCCCTCGCAGGAGGTCTTGATCCCCAGACCTGTCTGGGTGGCTGGACAGAACAAGCTTTGGGGGGCCCAAGTGGCTCAGAAAAGTCCTGGGGTCTCTGAACCTGCTGTGATGGAGGAGATGGGCCCCCGCCCTCCGGCCCCACCCCACTGGTGACTGAGGGTCCCTGCCGGCTGCCCCCCCCGCCCCACAGGAGCTACGCCTCCCGCATCCAGCGCCCCTTCTCTGTGAAGTTTGACCCGTACACACTGGCCATCGACGTGCTGGACAGTCCCCACGCCATCCGGCGCGCCCTGGACGGCGTCCAGGACGAGATGCAGGCCCTGGCCCATGCTCTGAACGCCATCAGCTAGACGCAGGGCACCACCCGCAGGCCCCAGTGGGCCGGCCTGGGGCTCCCGGCCTGCCCCCGCCTGCCTGGGCGCCCCAAGAGCCCGCAGAGAACCCCCTGCCAGAGGGCACCTGCCCAGCGCTTGCCAGCTGCGTGTTGGCGTCCTTGTCCTGCCTGCTCCCCCTGTGCTGCGCTGCCTGCTTGCAACCTCAATAAAAGAGAGACTCATCCTTGAGTGCCTGCCTGGGGTCTGTGTCCGTGCCACGGGCTCAGCACACAGCCCCGGGCCCCCCACACACTGCCCCAGCCCCGCTCAGAAGCTCCCCCGCTGCccgcctcctccaggcagcccagGGTCACCTGCTCACCCAGAGGACCCGCAGAGGGCTGCGGGAGTTGGGCTGAGCTGTCCTGTCTCCATGGGGTGATggcctggaggtggggggctggTCTGGGTTCCCGGGGCAGGGCTCACAGCTCTGGTCTCCAAGGCAGAGCTGCAGGCTGGGCCCTCCAGTCCTCGTACGCCACCCCCCCAAAGCGGGACCTGGGACTGGCCCCCACAAAGGACGTGCCAGCAGGGAGCTCTGCTGGGCTGGCTCTGGGCGACCTCTCCGTGCCTCAGTCACCCAGCAAAAGGCAGGCGGGTGCTGGATTCTGAGCTCTGTTCACTTGCCGGGCCCGGACACAGCCTCCAGCTAGAACCTCCAAATTTTCCTCCAGGACTGGCCTTCGGAGCCAgcagcctggggcttcccaggaggcgggTGGCTCCTTACTTTTCCTGCACAAGGCAGACACCAGCCTGTCTTCCAGGCCCTCTTACTCCCTCCGGTCACCCCGCCATCGCCCCCACCCACTGCCAGGACCCTGGCTCAAGGCTCTGGGGATGTTAATCCCAGGAATTCCCACGTTACCTTCCAGGCAACGCCCGCCCCTTTCATCCTCCCCGGAGTCTGTCCTTCCAGCCGCGTTTCAAGTACCTGGTTTGTGACCAGCCCTTCTGAAATCCTGTCCCACAGCCTGTGCGGCTCCCAGTGGGGTCACTCCTGGGGTGACGTGCCCCACTGAGACCCCGGGGGAAGGGCTGATGGCTggctcccctccctcctgccccactgGGCCCTGGGCTTTGCCCTCCCCCTGGGTCTTCCCGCATCCAGCCTCTGCCTGGCACACCCCTTTCGAAGAGGCCACGGAATCTCGCCTGGCTGCAGGGGGGGCTTCCAGACACCGTGATGTCCTGGGAAGGCAGGGCCCAGCCCCTTCCTTGGAGTCGGGGAGCCCTGGGGCCGTCGGGGGGGTGGGGGCACCACAGGGGTGTAGCCCAAATGACAGCCAAGGGACGTGATGGGGCTGTGGGGCTCGTCAGACGGGCTCAGCCCttggggcgtccctggtggctcagtggtaaagactcggcctgccagtgcaggagacacaagttcagtccccagtctgggaagatcctgtactcctcggagcagctaagcccgtgcaccacagctactgagtcagTGCCCTGGGGAGCAGGCCCCCCTTTACAACTAGAGACGCGAAGACCCAGCGTGGCCAaacattaaataagtaaataaagttatACGTATCAAAAAGAAAGGGTCCAGCTGGGAAGAGATGGGCAGGGGCTCCAGGGAGAGGGGCGGGGCCTAGAAGGCAGCTGGGCGGGCGGGTGGGGGCCCCTGCGGCCGAATCGGGGCCAGCCTGAGGGGCCTCACGGCCATGGgtccctgggttcagtccctcagtgtCCCCTGGGAAGCCGGGGACACTGTGGCTGGGGTGGGTGCACGGGGCTGGGACAGTGGCCAAGGAGACACACGCCTGCTGCCCACCCCACGGCCTGGACCATCACCGGGGCTTGGGGGCagcccagggacacagcaggggtCCCCCTTTCGCACCACTGCCTGGACTAACGTGGACGATGGGCCCAGGCAGGGCCAGGCGGAGGACTTCACCCCCAGCGGTGCGAGGGGACAGCTTGGCGTGGATCGGGTCCCTCATTAAGACTCTAATGACCCCACGGCCCCAAGAGGTGCTGACAGCCAAGGAGAGGTTCCCGCAGCCCCGGCAGCAGGGAAATGATCCGGAAACTGCAGCCTCAGCCCCCGGGCCATCTGCCGCGCTCCTGGAGGCCCTGATGACGGGCCAGGTGGTGGGCTCAGGGGCTATAAAGCCGGCAGGCCGCAGCAGCCCCCCGCCCTCAGGACCGGCTGCATTCGAGGCTGCCAGCAAGCAGGTCCGTCCGTGGGCTCTGCATCCGCCTGGGTCCGGGGCTGCCCCGCTGGGGCTCAGGGTGTCGGGGCCCAGGTCCACTGAGCGGCAGGGGGATGTGCGCTCTCTCGGAGCACCCGGGGCGGGGGCCCTGGCTGAGGGTCCTGGGTTGGGGGCCCTGGTTGAAGGTGCTGGGCTGGGGGCCCTGgctgaggggctgggctgggggacgGCCCTGACTGAGGGTCCTGGGCACCCCTCCCCTGGCTCAGACCCCGCTGTCGCCAGGTCCTCGCAGCCCCGCCATGGCCCTGTGGACACGCCTGGCGCCCCTGCTGGCCCTGCTGGCGCTCTgggcccccgccccggcccgcgcCTTCGTCAACCAGCATCTGTGTGGCTCCCACCTGGTGGAGGCGCTGTACCTGGTGTGCGGAGAGCGCGGCTTCTTCTACACGCCCAAGGCCCGCCGGGAGGTGGAGGGCCCCCAGGGTGAGCCCCCGCTGCCCCCGCTCCCCCCCGGTCCCCCTGGCTCCCACCCTGGCCTCCCGCTGGCGCCTGGCAGAAAATcaggagagatttttaaaaaggaaaaccatgTCCTGTTGTTCACATCCTGGAAGTGACCAGCTCCCTGGGGGCTAAGCCAGGACGACCCCCAGGGGGGCCTCACCCCCTCCACCCTGCCTTCTCACCTGGgccccctcacctcctcccatgaGGGCAGCTCTGGGGGGTATCTGACGATGTGAGGCCAATCCAGGGGCCGAGGGTCTTGGTGGGCAGCCCTTGGTGGTGATGGGGGGATGCCCATGGGAGATGCCCCGTCACCCAGAGAGAGGGCCCCGTCCCGGGTGGGCTGGTGGGAGCTGGCGGGACGAGGGGGAAAGGGCGCCTGGGCAGGGTCCCGCTCCAAGGCCGGGCAGGGCGGGCAGGGGGGCGTCCGCTGCCTGACCGTCTCCCCGCAGTGGGGGCGCTGGAGCTGGCCGGAGGCCCGGGCGCGGGCGGCCTGGAGGGGCCCCCGCAGAAGCGTGGCATCGTGGAGCAGTGCTGTGCCAGCGTCTGCTCGCTCTACCAGCTGGAGAACTACTGTAACTAGGCCTGCCCCCGACACCAATAAACCCCTTGACGAGCCCTGCTGTCGTCGTCTGTGTGGCCTGAGGTCCCGGGCGCCCGTGGGGAGGGAGCGAGGAGGGCGGGGCCCCGGCCTGAGACCCCTTTCTGTTCTCACTGCGTCAGCTTTTCTGAGCTGTCTCCACACGTGCTGGGTGCACGAGGCGGGGCCCTCCAAGGTGGCACACTCCCGTCTTCAGGGGTCCTGCTCGCAAGGTGGGCTCCATGGGGCACCTGCCCAGGCCACCACCAGTCACACCTAAGAGCCCGGGGCTGCCCGGGTCGGCCATGGCTCCGGAGGTCAGCGGGTGACCTGGCTGTACCAAGGTCTGGCCAGCCTGCCAGCCGCCCAGGCCAAACCAATCTCCTCCTCTCCTGAAGGCACTACCCGGGCTGGGGCTTGGGGTGGCTGGGCCTTGGGCTGGGCACCTGGGCTTCCGTGGCTGCAGACCACTCAGAGGCCAGTCTGGTGCCCGGCTGGTGGGGCAATCCTCCGTGTACCCCGAAGGCTCGCACCCTGTCACCCCCTCCCTGGGGCCGCATCAACACCCCCCAGGGCCTCCAGAAGGCCCCGCCCCTTGGGGAAGGCAAGGGTTGTGCAGGCAGGTGGCGGGCCGGACACTGGACCCGGaagaggagggggcgggggctgggctgATCAGTGATCTGTCCGTGGGCTCACACGGGCGGCCCTGTGCGTGCAGGTCGGGGCAGGGGTGCCCCGCAGGAGCTGAGGTATGTGGGTACCTGGAGCGGCCTGGCAGGGGGCAGCTGGGGCTGGGAAGTGGGCTGGTCATCGCCAGGCTGCCCTCAAGGCCCTGCCAGCTGGTGAGACCCTGGGGACCACCTGGAcgctccccctccccctcagGTGCCAACAGACTCTGTAGAGAGAGGGCAAGGAGGCCTTTGGGGTCCTGGGGTGTGTGGGGCCGTCCCAGAATGCCCTGGTGCAGGATGCCCTGGGTGACGCGGGCTGGGGGGCTCGGGGGGAGGCTGCACGGGGGCAAGGCCATGGGTCACGGTGCCCTGCAGGGGCCTGCCTCCCTGCCGCCTCCTGAGACCCGCTCCAGCCCTGAGACCAGGGACCACCGCCCGAGTCTCTTCCACCAGCCCCTGAGCCTGGGTGATGTGGTTTTGAGCAGGAGGGCTGGAGGCCCTCTGCACCCCTGGTGTGGACAAGGTCACAGAGGGAGGGAAAAGCGGCTGCCATGGCCACCTGGGCCCCTGGGGCCAGGACAAGGTCAGACTGGGTCTCCTACCCCTTGACCGCTGAACCCCAGATGCCCCTGCTTCCCGGAGCCTGCACGCCCCCCATGGCAGCCCGGCCCATGGACCTTGGCTCTGCCACCCACCCAGGCCCTGGCTCCGCCCCTTCTGGGAACTGGAGGCCCGTCCTGGGCTGCCCTTGGGACCTGGGCTTCACTGGCCCGCGGGGCTGACGGTGGCTGCCCGCCGTGTCCAGCCCTGCGTGTCACCCTGGTGTGGCTGAGGGGGTCCAAGGGCCGAGTGCGGCCCCCCGCACGCGCCCGGTTCGCTCCCTCATGTGTGTGTTCCGCGTTGCACTGTCCACACGCGGCAGGGTGGGGCTGCTGCTCCTGTGCTCCTAGTGGGGACCCCGAGGCTGGGGTCGGGCCCCCGGTGTCCACCCACTAAGGACGTTTGCTGGTGTGGCTGCCTCCAGGCTGGACCCCAGATTGTGTCTGCGCCTGGCACAAGTGAGCTGGCACCTACACCCGGCCGTGTTTGCCTTCTGCGGGTGgcagcaaatatttactgtccTTGCTATTCTCCGGTGGACGCAAGGATGCCGGGGTGGGCCCCTGCCCTTGAGGGTCCCAGTGCCTACTGGGGGCCAGGCTGGGAACAGGGAGAAAGACCAGGCACCAGTGGCTTGAGGTCCTCCAGAAGGCCCCATGCAGAGCCCAGGCTGAGCCCCTAGCAGAGTCTGTGTCCAGCTAGACTGGGAGTCCTCACCTTGGAGCCCCCTTGACCCTGGGAGGGTGGGCCCTTGTCCACGCCAGGCGGGCTGTCAGAGCGGTAATTTGCAGGTAGAACCAGCAGAGGGCACCAAAGGCTCACTTTTGCTGAGCTTCCTTTGCACTGGGCGGTCCCAGCGGTGCCCCCTCTGCAGGAGCCTGTTGCCCCCACCACCTACATTACCGAGGGCAGGCATGCAGGGGCTGTGCGGGATGCCAGCAGGCTGGCTCCCGGGGGCTCTGGAGGCCGCAAGGCTTAGGAAGGAGAGAGGGTGCCCAAAGCCTCACCCCACCTAGTCAAGCCACCcttctagagcccaggctccctgGGGGAGCAGCTGGACAAGATGCCGGGCCCCCAACATTCTGGACCATGTCACCAGGATAGTCTGACCCTCTGGCTGCAGAATCAGACCTGGGCCGGGAGGCCGTGGGGGTGAACTCCCCCTCTGCCCTCTTCATGGCTGAACAAACCCAGCCTCTGCTGAGGGTCTCCCGGGCCTGGGGGAATTGAGGCTGGTGGCAACGGGGTGGTTGTCACCGTCAAAGCACCCCTTGTTCTGCTCATAGTCACCTCGGCCCCTGGAGCCAGAGGCTCACGCGAGATGGGGGCTTTGAGGACAGGAACCGGGGCCCAGGAGGCCGCGGGCGGGGGTCCAGTTGGGTCAGGGTTCTTTCTCGTGTCCAGGTCCATCTGCTGCCCAGTGCTGGGAGCAGAGAGAGGCCAGTTCCAGAGAGGAtgttgggggcaggggatggCCAGGGGTCCGGGAGCTGTGGAGGGAGCCAACAAGGAGCGGGGGGTGGGCACCCCAGGGGTCCGGGAGCTGTGGAGGGAGCCAACAAGCAGTGGTGGGTGGGCACCCGCCCGCCTCTCCCTCAGCGCTGGTTTCTGGCTTCGGAGCAGGGCGGCGAGGCAGAGgctcctccccactgccccctccccagccaagCGTCGGCCCCCACCCCTCAGGTCCTCAGCTCACCTCCCCCCGGGCGGtcccctggcccctccccacAGAGGCTCAAATGTCCCACTCTCTGCCATCTGCTGCTGTCCAGGATCTGACCCAGGCAGCCCACGGAGGGGCCCCCGATGCGGCCCCCAGAACCTGGGCCGGGATTCTCACCACACAGTACCCACCCTCCAAGGCGCAAGGCTGAGATATGGGATCCTGGGGCCACCTCTGGGCCCtcagggtggggtggaggtgggtgcAGCCTCCCAGGCCCCCCTCACCCAGAGATGCTCAGACCCTGGGTCGTCCGCTCCTGGTGGAGCCCCGCTCTGTGCTTTGCCAGAGGTGAAGATGGGCCTCCAGGCCCCCAGCCTGGGGGTCCAGAGTGCACGAGCCCCGGGCGGGCCCACCCTCCACAACCCACGTGGCCAAGGCTGCTGAGCCATCGGAACCTCGCGGCGGTGGGAGGGGCGTGTTCCGCCTGCCTCACTCTGACCCCCTTCCCGGCCCATCTGTGTTTTTAGAAAACAGAGCTGGCACCCCCAGGCGgccctgcagcccagggctgTTCACACCGCGTCTCAAAGCACACGGCTTTCTTCAAAGTCCGGCCTCACTTCAGAGCTTGACCCCGTTCCAGCCCGGCCTCCCCCGGAGCACCCTGCCTGCCCCCCACACCCAAGGCCCACTTGCCCGGGACCTTGGAAgtccccttccctctctgggcctcaggttcTGAGCTGGGGTCAGGCTCGAGAGGAGGCTCAGTGGGCAGCCAGAatagggcagggaggaggggaacGTGGGGGGCCCAGCTGAACCCGAGGCCCTGAATCCAtggcccaggcctccctggcctcccCACCCTCTGTGGTCCTCCGTGGTCTCCCAGGGCTTCTCCGGTTCCCCACAGCCCTCCATggtctcctcagccttctctggtCCCCACAGCCCTCCATggtctcctcagccttctctggtCCCCACAGTCCTCCATggtctcctcagccttctctggtCCCCACAGTCCTCCATggtctcctcagccttctctggtCCCCACAGTCCTCCATggtctcctcagccttctctggtCCCCACAGCCCTCCATggtctcctcagccttctctggtCCTCTGTAGTCCTCCGTggtctcctcagccttctctggtCCCCACAGTCCTCCATggtctcctcagccttctctggtCCCCACAGTCCTCCATggtctcctcagccttctctggtTCCCTACAGCCCTCTGTggtctcctcagccttctctggtCCCCACAGTCCTCCATggtctcctcagccttctctggtCCCCACAGTCCTCCATggtctcctcagccttctctggtCCCCACAGTCCTCCATggtctcctcagccttctctggtCCCCACAGTCCTCCATggtctcctcagccttctctggtCCCCACAGCCCTCCATggtctcctcagccttctctggtCCTCTGTAGTCCTCCGTggtctcctcagccttctctggtCCCCACAGTCCTCCATggtctcctcagccttctctggtCCCCACAGTCCTCCATggtctcctcagccttctctggtTCCCTACAGCCCTCTGTggtctcctcagccttctctggtCCCCACAGTCCTCCATggtctcctcagccttctctggtCCCCACAGTCCTCCATGGTCTCCTCAGCCTTCTCCGGTTCCCTACAGCCCTCTGTggtctcctcagccttctctggtCCCCACAGTCCTCCATggtctcctcagccttctctggtCCCCACAGTCCTCCATggtctcctcagccttctctggtCCCCACAGTCCTCCATggtctcctcagccttctctggtCCCCACAGTCCTCCATggtctcctcagccttctctggtCCCCTCAGCCCTCCATggtctcctcagccttctctggtCCCCACAGCCCTCCATGGTCTCCTCAGCCTTCGCTGGTCCTCTGTAGTCCTCCGTGGTCTCCCTGGCCTTTTTCATCCTCTGTAGCACCGCCTGACGTCTCGCAGCTCAGCCTGCCCAAGGAAGGCTTCCAGtgtcagggagagggagagggtggaaggtGGGCTTCCTCCTTGAGGCCTAGATGATGGGTCTGTTTTTGGCTGCCTGCTGCGGGTGCTTCCTGGACCCACGTTCTGCTTTGgggacagagaagcagagaggcCAGGC
Proteins encoded:
- the INS gene encoding insulin, which gives rise to MALWTRLAPLLALLALWAPAPARAFVNQHLCGSHLVEALYLVCGERGFFYTPKARREVEGPQVGALELAGGPGAGGLEGPPQKRGIVEQCCASVCSLYQLENYCN